Proteins encoded by one window of Candidatus Stoquefichus sp. SB1:
- a CDS encoding Ldh family oxidoreductase, with protein MDFHETRPFVPWDLMNDFLIDAFQGFGVPKEDAKICADVLLESDRRGIESHGCNRFKPIYLDRIDAKMQKPITELEVLKEGPTTAVLDAHDGMGMVASHKAMEMAIEKAKKYGMAMVTVRNSSHYGIAGYWATMASDAGMIGITGTNARPSIAPTFGVENMLGTNPITFAMPTDEAFPFVLDCATSTIQRGKIEFYARNGEDTPAGMVIGHDGKTMTDSDQILKDLTTGDAALAPLGGIGEDFAGYKGYGYATVVEILSAALQQGAFLRALSGFDEEHHKVPCHLGHFFIVIDPEAFMGLESFKKTTGDILRDLRGSMKAPGEERIYTAGEKEHLVWQYRKDKGVPVGEAVQKEMIEIRDRLHLNYHFPFED; from the coding sequence ATGGATTTTCATGAAACAAGACCATTTGTCCCTTGGGATTTAATGAATGATTTTTTAATTGATGCTTTTCAAGGTTTTGGTGTTCCCAAAGAGGATGCAAAAATATGTGCTGATGTTTTATTAGAAAGTGACCGTAGAGGAATTGAAAGTCATGGATGTAATCGTTTTAAACCGATTTATTTAGATCGTATTGATGCAAAGATGCAAAAACCTATCACAGAGTTAGAAGTTTTAAAAGAAGGACCTACGACAGCTGTCTTAGATGCACATGATGGAATGGGCATGGTTGCTTCTCATAAAGCAATGGAGATGGCAATTGAGAAGGCTAAAAAATATGGTATGGCAATGGTTACTGTAAGAAATTCTTCGCATTATGGAATTGCTGGATACTGGGCTACAATGGCTAGTGATGCAGGAATGATTGGTATAACGGGTACAAATGCAAGACCATCTATTGCACCAACATTTGGTGTTGAAAATATGTTAGGAACAAATCCAATTACTTTTGCAATGCCAACAGATGAAGCTTTCCCTTTTGTTTTAGATTGTGCCACTTCTACTATCCAAAGAGGTAAAATAGAGTTTTATGCGCGTAATGGTGAAGATACACCAGCGGGTATGGTTATTGGACATGATGGAAAAACAATGACGGATAGTGATCAGATTTTAAAAGACTTAACAACAGGTGATGCTGCTTTAGCACCATTAGGTGGTATTGGCGAAGATTTTGCTGGATATAAAGGTTATGGCTATGCAACAGTTGTTGAAATTTTATCTGCAGCTTTACAACAAGGTGCTTTTTTAAGAGCATTAAGTGGTTTTGATGAAGAACATCATAAAGTTCCTTGTCATTTAGGTCATTTCTTTATTGTCATTGATCCTGAAGCCTTTATGGGATTAGAATCTTTCAAGAAAACAACAGGAGATATCTTACGTGATTTAAGAGGTTCAATGAAAGCGCCAGGTGAAGAACGTATCTATACAGCAGGTGAAAAAGAACATCTGGTTTGGCAATATCGCAAAGATAAAGGTGTTCCAGTTGGTGAAGCAGTCCAAAAAGAAATGATTGAAATTAGAGATAGACTTCATTTGAACTATCATTTTCCATTTGAAGATTAA
- a CDS encoding ATP-binding cassette domain-containing protein yields the protein MNIEIKDLEKFYRKKKAINGINCLLKPHIYGLIGPNGSGKTTLIRCLLQLTYYQKGSIHFTNEETEISFKELQIGYLPQTFDTFKELSVYEQLEYFLVLKNTKLDQIEEEIDRVLQIVNLQDVKKDKTKNLSGGMIRRLGIAQALLGEPDILIFDEPTVGLDPDERFRFKEIMRSLKMNIPVILSTHIIEDVSSICDHVIFMKEGQIKYLGSIEDLLDQIDGYIYRCPIELLDDVKEEVIHMSETANDIRFISMSPLNYPFLKRENPTIEDAYQFINHQK from the coding sequence ATGAATATTGAAATAAAGGACTTGGAAAAATTTTACAGAAAGAAAAAAGCAATAAATGGAATAAATTGTTTATTAAAACCTCATATATATGGTTTGATTGGACCAAATGGTAGTGGGAAAACAACGCTTATTCGTTGTCTTTTACAATTAACTTATTATCAGAAAGGAAGTATTCATTTTACTAATGAAGAAACAGAAATTTCATTTAAAGAACTCCAAATTGGTTATTTACCACAAACATTTGATACATTTAAAGAATTATCTGTATATGAACAATTAGAATATTTTCTTGTTTTAAAAAATACTAAATTAGATCAAATTGAAGAAGAAATTGATCGTGTTTTACAAATTGTGAATTTACAAGATGTAAAAAAAGACAAAACAAAGAATTTATCTGGTGGAATGATTAGAAGATTAGGAATTGCTCAAGCGTTATTAGGAGAACCTGATATCCTTATTTTTGATGAACCGACAGTAGGACTTGACCCTGATGAAAGATTTAGGTTTAAAGAGATAATGCGTAGTTTAAAGATGAATATACCTGTTATTTTATCCACACATATTATTGAAGATGTTTCTTCTATCTGTGATCATGTTATTTTTATGAAAGAGGGACAAATTAAATATCTTGGGAGTATTGAAGATTTATTAGATCAAATAGATGGTTATATCTATAGGTGCCCGATTGAGTTATTGGATGATGTAAAAGAGGAAGTTATTCATATGAGCGAAACGGCTAATGATATTCGTTTTATATCAATGAGTCCTCTGAATTATCCTTTCCTTAAAAGAGAAAATCCAACAATTGAAGACGCTTATCAATTTATAAATCATCAAAAATGA
- a CDS encoding DUF6120 family protein → MISNKAAKQYYKSIYRSFPTHSQQEKRFFKLLKKDLDDFEKQHPEYQYHDYIEHYGKPLDIVCAYYEHFESEFIINHMKSRKIIKCAMIIFITVFLAVSTYVIYTFYCAFHDFKDSQIQYEETIIEDFGDHIDE, encoded by the coding sequence ATGATATCAAATAAAGCAGCAAAACAATACTATAAAAGTATTTATCGTAGTTTCCCCACTCACTCTCAGCAAGAAAAAAGATTTTTCAAACTCCTCAAAAAGGATTTAGATGATTTTGAAAAACAACATCCCGAATATCAATATCATGATTATATAGAACACTATGGAAAACCACTAGATATTGTTTGTGCATATTATGAGCATTTTGAAAGTGAATTTATCATTAATCATATGAAATCTAGAAAAATTATCAAATGTGCTATGATTATTTTTATTACAGTTTTCTTAGCTGTATCAACTTATGTTATATATACCTTTTATTGTGCATTCCATGATTTTAAAGATAGTCAAATTCAATATGAAGAAACTATTATTGAAGATTTTGGGGATCATATAGATGAATAA
- a CDS encoding LysR family transcriptional regulator, with product MDIKQMIYFKTIVEAGTISKAAELLHMAQPPLSTQLKQLEEELGVILLKRGHRKIELTQAGRLFYKRSLQIISLTEITEQEVKDTQNELLRIGITSSNSALFKHLYNDTLSSTYRIYEGSTYELIDLLNAHTIDIGIVRTPFDQSDVNAYYLPKEPMIAIGFPQYLHAHMNQITDYKNLPLIIHKRYLTFISDFCLKNHFNPFIKITSDDCRSSIIYAQNGYGIAIIPQSALQMVTDSHLVKATLFNLELYTSVALITRKNEPLDHKTHQLMETFLKNIEKDST from the coding sequence ATGGATATCAAACAAATGATTTATTTCAAAACAATTGTTGAAGCAGGTACAATTTCTAAGGCCGCTGAACTATTACATATGGCTCAACCTCCACTCTCTACTCAACTCAAACAGTTAGAAGAAGAACTGGGAGTCATTTTATTAAAGCGTGGTCATCGTAAAATAGAACTCACTCAAGCGGGCCGTTTGTTCTATAAAAGAAGTCTACAAATTATCTCATTAACTGAAATCACTGAGCAGGAAGTTAAAGATACCCAAAATGAACTTCTCCGCATTGGAATCACTTCATCAAATTCAGCATTATTTAAACATCTCTATAATGATACCCTTTCTTCCACTTATCGTATCTATGAAGGTTCAACTTATGAACTTATTGATTTACTCAATGCCCATACAATTGATATTGGGATTGTGAGAACCCCTTTTGATCAAAGTGATGTCAATGCTTACTATCTCCCTAAAGAACCGATGATAGCCATTGGCTTTCCTCAATACCTTCATGCTCATATGAATCAAATCACTGACTATAAAAATCTTCCTTTAATCATTCATAAAAGATATTTAACTTTTATTAGTGATTTCTGTCTAAAAAATCATTTCAATCCATTTATTAAAATCACGAGTGATGATTGCCGTTCTTCTATTATTTATGCCCAAAATGGCTATGGTATAGCCATTATTCCTCAAAGTGCTCTACAAATGGTTACTGATTCTCATCTTGTAAAAGCGACTCTCTTTAATTTAGAACTTTATACAAGTGTTGCTCTTATCACTAGAAAAAATGAGCCTCTTGATCATAAAACCCATCAACTTATGGAAACATTTCTAAAAAACATCGAAAAAGACAGCACATAA
- a CDS encoding ABC transporter ATP-binding protein, with amino-acid sequence MKYIKPYRFQALCGFIFKMIEAFFELIVPMVVADIIDNGIAKGDSHYILKMGVVLFLLAIIGYSCALVCQYFASKTSQGFGTYLRNDMFKAMNAYDYENIDEIGTPSLITRITNDVNQLQVAVAMAIRLVSRSPFLIIGSLIMAFRIHMQMALIFLLSAPLLALVIYLVMSYSLPLYIRIQKQLDRVSLICRENLSGMRVIRAFSKQTQEKERFREATEKQKSMQIRVGKISAFLNPCTSVIVNCAILCILYVGGLKVNVGDLSQGEVIALINYMNQILLSMFVFANVIVIFNKASASYKRVQEVLSIYPQIQDGSIDIQQSDDQNLITFEHVSFSYQKSVALKDISFEIKKGETVGIIGGTGSGKTTLINLLPRFYDATQGQIYIQEIPIQKYTLKSLRNMMGIVPQHAVLFTGTLRENMCWGKKDATDIEISDALKVAQATFVQEWSEGLQTHISQGGQNLSGGQKQRLTIARALVKKPELLILDDSASALDFATDAALRKALKTLSQTTIIVSQRVSSLMHADKILVLSHGELVGIGKHEELLENCSVYHEIVKSQLSQEVE; translated from the coding sequence ATGAAATATATAAAACCATATCGTTTTCAAGCACTCTGTGGTTTTATTTTTAAAATGATAGAAGCTTTTTTTGAGTTAATTGTACCAATGGTTGTTGCTGATATTATAGATAATGGAATTGCTAAGGGGGATTCCCATTATATTTTAAAGATGGGAGTCGTTTTGTTTTTGTTAGCTATTATTGGATATAGTTGTGCACTAGTTTGTCAGTATTTTGCTTCAAAAACATCACAGGGATTTGGAACATATTTAAGAAATGATATGTTTAAGGCAATGAATGCTTATGATTATGAAAATATTGATGAAATTGGAACACCATCATTAATTACTCGTATTACAAATGATGTGAATCAATTACAGGTTGCAGTTGCAATGGCTATTCGCCTTGTCTCTCGTTCTCCCTTTTTAATTATTGGTTCATTAATTATGGCTTTTCGCATTCATATGCAAATGGCTCTTATTTTCTTATTAAGTGCACCTTTATTAGCACTTGTGATTTATCTTGTGATGTCTTATTCGCTTCCTTTATATATACGTATTCAAAAGCAATTAGATCGTGTTTCTTTAATCTGCCGAGAGAATCTGTCAGGAATGAGAGTGATTCGTGCTTTTTCTAAACAAACACAAGAAAAAGAAAGATTTCGTGAAGCAACAGAAAAACAAAAGTCTATGCAAATTCGTGTTGGTAAAATCTCGGCATTTTTGAATCCATGTACAAGTGTTATTGTGAATTGTGCCATTCTATGTATTTTATATGTTGGTGGCTTAAAAGTCAATGTTGGTGATTTATCACAGGGTGAAGTGATTGCTTTAATTAATTATATGAATCAAATTTTATTATCAATGTTTGTTTTTGCTAATGTTATTGTTATCTTTAATAAGGCAAGTGCAAGTTATAAAAGAGTTCAGGAGGTTTTATCTATTTATCCACAAATTCAAGATGGATCAATTGATATCCAACAATCAGATGATCAGAATTTGATCACTTTTGAACATGTTTCTTTTTCTTATCAAAAGAGCGTTGCTTTAAAGGATATTTCTTTTGAAATAAAAAAAGGCGAAACAGTAGGAATTATTGGTGGAACTGGTTCAGGTAAAACAACCTTGATTAATCTTTTGCCACGTTTTTATGATGCAACGCAAGGTCAAATCTATATTCAGGAAATACCTATTCAAAAATACACTTTAAAATCATTGCGTAATATGATGGGGATTGTTCCTCAACATGCTGTTTTATTTACTGGAACATTGAGAGAAAATATGTGCTGGGGTAAAAAGGATGCAACGGACATAGAAATTAGCGATGCTTTAAAGGTGGCTCAGGCTACATTTGTACAAGAATGGTCTGAAGGATTACAAACACATATTTCACAAGGTGGTCAAAATTTATCAGGTGGTCAAAAACAACGATTAACAATTGCAAGAGCATTAGTTAAAAAACCTGAATTGCTGATTCTTGATGATAGTGCAAGTGCTTTAGATTTTGCGACTGATGCGGCTTTAAGAAAGGCTTTAAAAACATTATCTCAAACAACAATTATTGTCTCTCAAAGGGTGAGTAGTCTTATGCATGCTGATAAGATACTGGTTTTAAGTCATGGGGAATTAGTTGGGATTGGAAAACATGAAGAACTCCTTGAGAATTGCTCAGTTTATCATGAAATTGTTAAATCTCAATTATCTCAGGAGGTTGAATAA